Proteins co-encoded in one Dyella japonica A8 genomic window:
- the pgm gene encoding phosphoglucomutase (alpha-D-glucose-1,6-bisphosphate-dependent), whose protein sequence is MSGRLSPLAGKLAPEGQLVDVARLRDAYMDLRPDVGVPAQRVAFGTSGHRGSSFDRSFNEWHVLAITQAICEYRAGQGIDGPLLIGIDTHGLSQPALESALEVLAANGVETMVSKGGEYTPTPAISHAILTYNRGRTHGLADGIVVTPSHNPPDGGGFKYNPPNGGPADTDITGWVQKRANALIEGGLREVRRVPLAQALRASTTHEHDFLDAYVSDLANVIDFDAVRASGVRLGVDPLGGSGVHYWAPIADRYGIDLTVVSEVVDPTFRFMSVDWDGKIRMDPSSSHAMQRLIGLKDSYDVAFACDTDHDRHGIVTRTTGLLLPNHYLSVLVDYLFRHRPQWRNDAAVGKTLVSTALLDRVAKRLGRRLYEVPVGFKWFVEGLFDGSLGFGGEESAGASFLRRDGGVWSTDKDGIAAALMSAEITARMDKDPGELYRQMTDELGRPVSERVDAPANTEQKAKLSRLSPDQVKSTQLAGEKIEAVLDRAPGNGAPIGGIKVASANGWFAARPSGTEDIYKIYAESFKDEAHLQRLLEEAQAMVDHALNAG, encoded by the coding sequence CTCCCGAGGGCCAGCTGGTGGATGTGGCGCGCCTGCGTGATGCCTATATGGACCTGCGCCCCGACGTGGGTGTGCCGGCCCAGCGCGTGGCGTTTGGCACGTCCGGCCATCGCGGCAGCTCGTTCGACCGCAGCTTCAACGAGTGGCATGTGCTCGCCATTACCCAGGCCATCTGCGAATACCGCGCGGGGCAGGGCATCGACGGCCCCTTGCTCATTGGCATCGACACGCATGGGCTGTCGCAGCCGGCACTGGAGAGCGCGCTGGAAGTGCTCGCGGCGAACGGTGTAGAGACCATGGTTTCCAAGGGTGGCGAATACACGCCGACGCCAGCCATTTCGCACGCCATCCTCACCTATAACCGTGGACGCACGCACGGGCTTGCCGACGGCATCGTGGTGACGCCTTCGCACAACCCGCCGGACGGTGGCGGGTTCAAGTACAACCCGCCCAATGGCGGTCCCGCCGATACCGACATCACCGGCTGGGTGCAGAAGCGCGCCAACGCATTGATCGAAGGCGGGCTGCGCGAAGTGCGCCGTGTGCCGCTCGCACAAGCGCTGCGTGCATCGACCACGCACGAGCACGATTTCCTCGATGCCTATGTCTCCGACCTGGCCAACGTGATCGATTTCGACGCGGTGCGCGCCAGCGGCGTGCGCCTGGGCGTGGATCCGCTCGGTGGTTCGGGCGTGCATTACTGGGCGCCGATTGCCGACCGTTACGGCATCGACCTTACCGTGGTGAGCGAGGTGGTGGACCCCACGTTCCGCTTCATGAGCGTGGACTGGGACGGCAAGATCCGCATGGATCCCTCGTCATCGCATGCCATGCAGCGGCTGATCGGCCTGAAGGACAGCTACGACGTGGCCTTCGCCTGCGATACCGACCACGATCGGCACGGCATCGTGACGCGCACCACGGGCCTGTTGCTGCCTAATCACTATCTTTCCGTGCTGGTGGACTACCTGTTCCGTCATCGCCCCCAGTGGCGCAACGATGCAGCCGTTGGCAAAACGCTGGTGAGCACCGCGCTGCTCGACCGCGTGGCGAAGCGGTTGGGACGCCGGCTCTACGAAGTGCCGGTGGGCTTCAAGTGGTTCGTCGAGGGCCTGTTCGATGGCTCGCTCGGTTTCGGCGGCGAGGAGAGCGCCGGCGCGTCGTTCCTGCGTCGCGACGGCGGCGTGTGGAGCACCGACAAGGATGGCATTGCCGCCGCGCTGATGTCGGCGGAAATCACCGCGCGCATGGACAAGGATCCGGGCGAGCTGTATCGCCAGATGACCGATGAGCTGGGCCGCCCCGTGTCGGAGCGCGTCGATGCCCCGGCCAACACCGAGCAGAAGGCGAAGCTTTCCAGGCTGTCGCCGGATCAGGTGAAGAGCACGCAGCTCGCGGGCGAAAAGATCGAGGCCGTGCTGGATCGCGCGCCCGGCAATGGTGCGCCCATCGGCGGCATCAAGGTCGCCTCGGCCAACGGCTGGTTCGCCGCGCGCCCGTCGGGCACCGAGGACATCTACAAGATCTACGCCGAGAGCTTCAAGGACGAGGCGCACCTGC